Part of the Engraulis encrasicolus isolate BLACKSEA-1 chromosome 23, IST_EnEncr_1.0, whole genome shotgun sequence genome is shown below.
ACGACTTGCAAGCGAATTCCTGTTTTCGCTGTTGTCACAGACTCATCAACTCACGAGGGCAGCAGACTAAAGATTCTGCCTATATTTCACTGACCGGTCCAGAGGTATGTTATTTGAAGAAATAATCCAACTAGGTTCATTTCCTTTGATATGGCCTAAGAAGTCCTTAAACACTGTTACAGTATTGTGAAATTAAAAACACTGCTCCCCAGGGCGGTCATGAGCACACAACTGGACAATCTAACACCCTTTCCGGTTTTAATTTCGTCCCTGATGGAGTTGCGCAGACAAATGTTTGCGGATAATGCGCCCATGCGGTCGATAAAGGTAATGTTTTTGTTAAAGACTTGCACCATAATATAGTGAACAATCCAAGTTGCTACACAATTCTTCAAAAGTACAACCCAAAATACAGtggtagtagtacagtagtaaaaTATTTTATTAGAAAAAAATGAGTAACAATTATCAATCTAAAACAAATTATGTACATGTTTAATGGAAAATGTATAGCCTCACTGCCAGCATTGGCAGATCAAACATTTAACCTAAATTCAACTGAAGCAATGCATTTAGcagcttttaaatgtacatgttCAATCCCAATGGGGATGTGTTGTGTTTACACTTCACTGATTGTCTCTCGTCTGCTTCTTATCTACTTCAGGTCAATGAAGCGGATGTCCATGATCAGCAGCGTGTGCCTGGGCAGAGGTCGAGGTGCCGGTGACAGGACTGTCATCACTTGGGCCTGCGTGTCCACTGCCGTCACCACTATGAAGCCACACACAGGGTTCTCCAGCACCCCCCGGCCCCGCGCTGATCCCCCGTCTCCCGTATCATCCTCCGCACAGCTCACACTCAGAACGTGGTGCGTCAGGTCCCGGCCCGGGCTCACCGGGACCAGCTTGAGCTGTGTGTCGTCCTGGGACATGCCCAGTGGCAGGCACGAGTCTGGGATAGACGGCGCGCCGATCTTGTAGATGCGCACGTCCGAGAACCGGACGTCGAACGCGTGGGGGAAGAATGTGTTGCCGCGGAAGCCGTAGAAGTACTCACGGATCTTCTCGTCGCGAGACTCACGGCGGCAGTCTTTGGAGCGCTCCACCACGCCGCCGGACTTGGGCAGCAGCACCACGCGCACAAAGTGGGGCAAGTCGCGCTTCAGCTCATTATACAGCCTCTCCTGGTCCAGCACCAACACCACGTCCACCTAGACAAGGTTGGGAAGATAGGTTTGCACAAGAAACCCCTTGTAAATAGATGGCTTTGTTTACAATATTCATATgtaacaaaatatatatatacagccccaggaaaaagtttgtacaccctttgaaatttcttacctttctgtcaaaattggtcataaaacatggtctgatcttcccggaaatcacaagaaggaacaaccagagtctgctttaactaattcaacccaaatatttacaagttttcatattttcattggccataagatgtaaacattcacaggacagcaaggcataagtaagtacacccttgcatttaatcggttttaaccctaagttagtcacaataacctcaaccagatgtttcctgtagttgcagatcagatgaacaaaacaatctggatgtatctggtctccctcttctttagaaaactgcctctcgtaagcaaggtttgtgggatgtctggagtgcatagctttcttgagttcatgccatataatctcatttttttgtcagggctttgactgggctattccagaatgtgtatttcattattatgaagccattctaaagtcgatttgcttctaaagtatgggtttttgtcacatttcagcacccatcctcttgtgtgcttcaactgtgtgacagactacctcacttttttctgcaaaatatcttgataaacttctgagttcattgttccactgataataacaaactgaaaagggcctgaagcagcaaggtagccgcatataatgatgctcccgccaccatactcaaaggtggagatgatgttttggtgaaggtgtggttctccagttctcctccaaacatgacattgtgtgttcccctgaacaattcaactttggtttcaacgttggtctacagaatattttgcagtaattctatgaagcatataaatgctttttcacaaacctcaaaggtgcagcaatatttttttggacagaaaccccattaattttagattggcagaatgaatcccatttttagctattcttggttacatctcctcttctgagtatggtggcgggagcatcattatatgcggctaccttgctgcctcaagcccttgacagtttgctattatcagtggaacaatgaactcaaatttattgtgatattttacagaaaaaatgtgaggaagtctgtcgcacagttgaagcacacaagagtatgggtcctgaaatgtgacaacaacccatactttagaagcaaatcgacctTGGAATGGCTTCAttataatgaaatacacattctgaaatagcccagtcaaagccctgacaaaaaacaattgagattatatggcatgaagtcaagaaagctatgcactccagacatcccacaaaccttgctgacgagaggcagttctctaaagaagagggagacaagatacaaacagattgttttgttaatctgatctgtaactacaggacaagtctggttgatgatattgcaactaactgagggttaaaacctacttaatgcaagggtgtacttacttatgccctgctctcctgtgaatgttatggccttatgaccaataaaaatatgataacatgtaaatgtttgggtggaattaattaaagcatactctgattgttccttctcgagatttccgggaagatcagaccatgttttatgatcaattttgacagaaatgtaagaaatttcaaagggtgtacaaacttttttcctgggactgtgtatatatatatatatatatatatatatatatatatatatatttccgtAAGTAACTGTAAATTGAATTGCTTTTCTTGTTGTAACTGCAACTGATTGCAGTTCCATATTTATTTTGTAGTTAAATTACACAATCCAGTGACAATTAGTTACTCCCCAACACTGCACCTGGAAGGCTGACGCGCAGTGCACCAGGGCCTGGTAGCCTGAGCCCTTCACCCAGCCGCAGGTGTTGATGATGCAGCCTCCCACGCTGGCTTTCCTGTTCACCTCACAACGCTGGGAGAAGACGTCGGCCAGGGTTGACGTCAGCTGCAagacattacgttacattacacttagcaggcaATTTTATCCAAATCATCGTCTTActtttatttaggtacagggcactggcacctgccaaccagtcaaatgctgataaaacttggctgtggctagtaatgattccagtgtcactagccactttggcaggtagttTACCCATGGACAAGATGCACAGTACTAGTATTTTGTTGTTTTTGCATCATAAactttttgtatttgtattttcatGCAAGACACCATGTTAAAGGTACACTTTTCTTCTTAGCTTAAATATAGACTGTCATGGTAGAAAAGTGATAAGTGTGGCTACTAGAAAGGTTGAAAGGCTAGTGACTCTGTAAAGCCACTAGCCACACAGTCCCAGTGAGcacaaaagttaatgtcaagccctggggcagggattcgaacctgcaaccctctaatccTACACTGTGTAACACAAATGTTGGCAAATTAGCAGCATCTTCCGTCAATGCATCAACACATATTGACACTTGCTATATTAGGAAAAAACAGAATAATTTATGAAACGGGTCATCTGAAAGTAAGCACTTCAAAACCTAATAGGTAATTTTAAAGCTAGGTGATTTTAGATAGAGAGGTTTAAGTGAATGTGGAACCTACTTTGTTATAGAGTTTGATGTTAGTTCCTGGGGTGGTGGAGCCGAAGTGATAGACGAGTGGAGCCTGGACTGAGAAGCCCTCCTCCACATCAGCTGGACGCTCAATGCACAAGGCTGACATTGTTCCTGGAACTGACACCTTCAACAGCAACAAGAAATATTGGTTAATCGTAGGTGGCGAAAAAAATGTACACACTTTAAATTATTGTTAAGTAGGTGTTCATAAAAGCAATTAAATTAAAATACATCAGTTAACTGTTTTGTCACCGCCTGCTAAATCTGGTCCAGGCACTGCTGAGTGCCAACATTTTTtgtgcattcattttcaatggctgcattcactttcagtgacATTTCAGGTCTCCCAGAGAAGCCATTATACATTATACAGTTTGAGAATAGGTGGTCTCAAAACAGTAATTTTAGGTCATTCAATTCTATTTCATTTTGCAAACTACCTGATTGATTTATTAACACCTACTTTATAACAATTTAAagtctacacatacattttaagtacatttggaTGCCCTGTATTGAACATCCCACAAATATGTTCATGATCTGTttgacacattgacagtaaatagaatggacgccaaatcaacgctatgtgccattcaacgctttgaagccagatttgggaacattccaacttacattccaccttagcaacgccaaacgcaggtgctgattggacaacaacaagacttctaacggtcaatcaaaccatgttctgatgctcattggtcaatttaacttttaatatctctctaaaataaaacatcaccacaaaaaatcaccaccctggtaagttggagagcaaggggacctactagttgagcgaaaaatgatccccctggagtggcatttaagggagatacagggttttatgtctctcataggaatgaatgggatttggccattttttggtctttttgggtccaaccttggctccaacttggcttcaacaatgaaatagaattttggcctccattctatttactctcaatggtttgaCAGCTCAATTCCTGCTCGAGCTAATATTTGCTGCAGTTGTCATGGGAACTTTTTTGCAGTTCAGTGGTCAACTGTACTTTGAGCCACATAATGACTATTTCCGACCAATAGACTAGTTTGAATATTTTTCTAAACCGTGATATACTCACACCACTTTGACCGACATCCAGTTCAACCAACGTCGGCCTTCTTCCAAGTCGTACAGCATAGTTCAGAAGCAGGCGGCACACTGTTGACTTCCCCACATCAGTAGGGCCAACCACCATAACCTACATAATCATGCAACACAAGTACATGCTGTCAAGGATGCgtataaagaaataaaataataataattaaagtatCAAAATTTCATAAAACAGCAGAGTATTTTTGGCTTCATTGTTATGTGTTAAGAAATCCTACACag
Proteins encoded:
- the clp1 gene encoding polyribonucleotide 5'-hydroxyl-kinase Clp1, with the translated sequence MTTEGLEKSAEDGAASSGATAPSGTRFDLEKETELRFEVEAGERVQLELLSGLAEIFGSELNKNKKYTFGPGSKIAVFTWQGCSVSLSGKTEVAYVSKDTPMLLYLNTHAALEQMRQQAERENERGPRVMVVGPTDVGKSTVCRLLLNYAVRLGRRPTLVELDVGQSGVSVPGTMSALCIERPADVEEGFSVQAPLVYHFGSTTPGTNIKLYNKLTSTLADVFSQRCEVNRKASVGGCIINTCGWVKGSGYQALVHCASAFQVDVVLVLDQERLYNELKRDLPHFVRVVLLPKSGGVVERSKDCRRESRDEKIREYFYGFRGNTFFPHAFDVRFSDVRIYKIGAPSIPDSCLPLGMSQDDTQLKLVPVSPGRDLTHHVLSVSCAEDDTGDGGSARGRGVLENPVCGFIVVTAVDTQAQVMTVLSPAPRPLPRHTLLIMDIRFIDLK